Proteins from a single region of Budorcas taxicolor isolate Tak-1 chromosome 7, Takin1.1, whole genome shotgun sequence:
- the SAMD1 gene encoding sterile alpha motif domain-containing protein 1 has translation MAGPPALPPPETAAAATTAAAASSSAASPHYQEWILDTIDSLRSRKARPDLERICRMVRRRHGPEPERTRAELEKLIQQRAVLRVSYKGSISYRNAARVQPPRRGATPPAPPRAPRGGPAAAAAPPPTPAPPPPPAPVAAAAAPARAPRAAAAAAATAPPSPGPAQPGPRAQRAAPLAAPPPAPAAPPAVAPPAGPRRAPPPAVAAREPPLPPAPQPQQQPPPPPPQPQQPPEGGAARAGGPARPVSLREVVRYLGGSGGAGGRLTRGRVQGLLEEEAAARGRLERTRLGALALPRGDRPGRAPPAASARASRSKRGGEERVLEKEEEDEDDEDEDDEDEVSEGSEVPEGDRPAGAQHHQLNGERGPQSAKERVKEWTPCGPHQGQDEGRGPAPGSGTRQVFSMAAMNKEGGSASAATGPDSPSPVPLPPGKPALPGADGTPFGCPSGRKEKPADPVEWTVTDVVEYFTEAGFPEQATAFQEQEIDGKSLLLMQRTDVLTGLSIRLGPALKIYEHHIKVLQQGHFEEDDPDGFLG, from the exons ATGGCGGGGCCCCCGGCCCTACCCCCGCCGGAGACGGCGGCGGCCGCCACCACGGCGGCCGCTGCCTCGTCGTCCGCCGCTTCCCCGCACTACCAAGAGTGGATCCTGGACACCATCGACTCGCTGCGCTCGCGCAAGGCGCGGCCGGACCTGGAGCGCATCTGCCGGATGGTGCGGCGGCGGCACGGCCCGGAGCCGGAGCGCACGCGCGCCGAGCTAGAGAAACTGATCCAGCAACGCGCCGTGCTCCGGGTCAGCTACAAGGGGAGCATCTCGTACCGCAACGCGGCGCGCGTCCAGCCGCCCCGGCGCGGAGCCACCCCGCCGGCCCCGCCGCGCGCCCCCCGCGGGGgccccgctgccgccgccgcgcCGCCGCCCACGCCCGCCCCACCGCCACCGCCCGCgcccgtcgccgccgccgccgccccggcccGGGCGCCCCGCGCGGCCGCCGCTGCTGCCGCCACAGCGCCCCCCTCGCCCGGCCCCGCGCAACCGGGCCCCCGCGCGCAGCGGGCCGCGCCCCTGGccgcgccgccgcccgcgcccgccGCTCCTCCGGCAGTGGCGCCCCCGGCCGGCCCGCGCCGCGCCCCCCCGCCCGCCGTCGCCGCCCGGgagccgccgctgccgccggcgccacagccacagcagcagccgccgccgccgccgccgcagccacAGCAGCCGCCGGAGGGGGGCGCGGCGCGGGCCGGCGGCCCGGCTCGGCCCGTGAGCCTGCGGGAAGTCGTGCGCTACCTCGGGGGTAGCGGCGGCGCCGGCGGCCGCCTGACCCGCGGCCGCGTGCAGGGTTTGCtagaggaggaggcggcggctcGGGGCCGCCTGGAGCGCACTCGTCTCGGAGCGCTCGCGCTGCCCCGCGGGGACAGGCCCGGGCGGGCGCCCCCGGCCGCCAGCGCCCGCGCGTCGCGGAGCAAG AGGGGTGGAGAAGAGCGAGTGcttgagaaggaagaggaggatgaaGATGACGAAGatgaagatgatgaagatgaagTGTCTGAGGGCTCCGAAGTGCCCGAAGGAGACCGTCCTGCAGGTGCCCAACACCACCAACTTAATGGCGAGCGCGGCCCTCAGAGTGCCAAGGAGAGAGTCAAGGAGTGGACGCCCTGTGGACCCCACCAGGGCCAGGATGAAGGACGCGGGCCAGCACCAGGCAGTGGCACCCGTCAAGTGTTCTCGATGGCCGCCATGAATAAGGAAGGGGGATCAG CCTCTGCTGCCACTGGGCCAGACTCCCCATCCCCCGTGCCTTTGCCCCCAGGAAAACCAGCCCTACCTGGGGCTGATGGGACCCCTTTCGGCTGTCC TTCGGGGCGCAAGGAGAAGCCGGCTGATCCTGTGGAGTGGACGGTCACGGATGTGGTAGAGTACTTCACCGAGGCTGGCTTCCCGGAGCAGGCCACAGCTTTCCAAGAACAG GAAATCGATGGCAAGTCTTTGCTGCTCATGCAACGCACAGACGTGCTGACAGGCCTGTCCATCCGCCTCGGCCCAGCCCTGAAAATCTACGAGCACCACATCAAGGTGCTGCAACAAGGCCACTTTGAGGAGGACGACCCTGACGGCTTTCTAGGCTGA
- the C7H19orf67 gene encoding UPF0575 protein C19orf67 homolog: MATEQWFVGPLPAGSGETPPLDDLESGAQPCEDPSWSPPPGGPGNPPEAEPENGVQGQLPEASTSTPSPERLAPGPRPTPPRLPLDTMFSPITEQLCYLLKKADDFQSYLLYSRDRVQKEQLAKAMPTFLRMCEPYFLYLEAAARSVPPVYGALQELIRKGLLEISQQLTLRLEQLVLMYASFGFVNLEETDPLSISCFFCGRFSISPSHEVSIFRYCAPAAYTASHFPRYLYKKMRWNLETTPEPSSREQDSHVDYYFLCYRDTWEDTGKSPANSCPQIQKLWSIGRWVPLGPAEDDLYSWILCPQPPGDYQQLLTIGFEEPSHMLATDLLVQILTSQAGMARPPSAAGPAAWAAQES, translated from the exons ATGGCCACCGAACAGTGGTTTGTGGGGCCGCTCCCCGCGGGCTCTGGGGAAACGCCGCCCCTGGACGACTTGGAATCTGGGGCACAGCCCTGCGAAGACCCCTCGTGGTCGCCTCCTCCTGGCGGACCTGGGAACCCACCCGAGGCGGAGCCCGAGAACGGGGTTCAGGGACAGCTGCCCGAGGCCTCCACCTCTACGCCTTCCCCGGAGCGTCTGGCCCCAGGCCCCCGGCCCACCCCTCCTCGCCTGCCATTGGACACCATGTTCAGCCCCATCACCGAGCAGCTCTGCTACCTGCTTAAGAAGGCAGATGATTTCCAGAGCTACTTGCTCTACAG CAGGGACCGAGTGCAGAAGGAACAGTTGGCAAAGGCCATGCCCACCTTCTTGCGGATGTGTGAGCCCTACTTCCTGTACCTGGAGGCAGCTGCTCGGAGCGTGCCCCCTGTCTATGGAGCCCTGCAGGAGCTGATCCgaaagggg CTACTGGAGATCTCCCAACAACTCACTCTTCGCCTGGAACAGCTGGTCCTAATGTATGCCTCATTTGGGTTCGTGAACTTGGAGGAGACTGACCCCCTAAG CATCTCCTGTTTCTTCTGCGGGAGGTTctccatcagtccttcccatgaagtGTCCATCTTCAGATACTGTGCCCCTGCCGCCTACACCGCCAGCCACTTCCCCCGATACCTCTATAAGAAGATGCGCTGGAACCTGGAAACCACCCCAGAGCCCAGCAGCCGGGAGCAAGATTCCCACGTGGATTA ctACTTCCTATGCTATAGAGATACATGGGAAGACACAGGCAAGAGTCCGGCCAATTCCTGCCCCCAGATTCAGAAGCTGTGGTCCATCGGCCGATGGGTGCCCCTAGGACCAGCCGAGGATGACCTTTATTCGTG GATTTTGTGCCCGCAGCCGCCTGGGGACTACCAGCAGCTGCTGACCATCGGCTTCGAGGAGCCGTCGCACATGCTGGCCACCGACCTGCTGGTGCAGATCCTCACGAGCCAGGCAGGCATGGCTCGGCCCCCGAGCGCCGCCGGGCCCGCGGCGTGGGCCGCGCAGGAGTCTTGA